One Sulfitobacter sp. S190 DNA window includes the following coding sequences:
- a CDS encoding twin-arginine translocation pathway signal protein — protein MTDKTHGSSRRDFLKVAATSAPLAAAAVATGTAVEAAEPDLSSDKMQDTLHTRAYLESTRF, from the coding sequence ATGACGGACAAGACGCACGGCAGCAGCCGACGCGACTTTCTGAAAGTGGCCGCGACATCGGCGCCCTTGGCGGCGGCGGCGGTGGCCACAGGCACGGCAGTCGAGGCCGCCGAGCCGGACCTGTCATCGGACAAGATGCAGGACACCCTGCATACGCGCGCGTATCTTGAAAGCACGCGGTTCTGA